From a single Granulicella aggregans genomic region:
- the lepA gene encoding translation elongation factor 4 has product MDPSHIRNFAIIAHIDHGKSTLSDRLLELTGSLTSREMQAQVLDAMDLERERGITIKAHTVRMMYKAQDGETYQLNLIDTPGHVDFSYEVSRSLASCEGALLVVDASQGVEAQTLANAYLAISNGLEILPIINKIDLPSADIERTKEMIEKTVGLPATDAIAVSAKTGLNVASILEAVVTLLPPPQGNPDAPLQALIFDSWFDPYRGVIVLARIINGKMRKGMKIKLLSNGKTFDVESMGVMTPKPVEMLELTAGEVGFFVATIKNVADTKVGDTITSVENPCNEMLPGFEDIKSMVFAGLYTVDSHEHAMLRDALEKLRLNDASFSFEPESSAALGFGFRCGFLGLLHLEIIQERLEREFSLDLITTAPGVRYKITMTDGTVLEVDNPSRWPDPTEIETIEEPVIIAKILTNEEYVGGILKLVEDKRGKQKNFEYVSETRVLITYELPLNEIVLDFYDRLKSVSRGYASLDYVLAGTWISPMVKMDILIGGDPVDALGIIVHRDFAYDRGRALVSKMRELIPRQMFEVAIQAAIGAKVIARETVTAIRKNVIAKCYGGDISRKRKLLDKQKEGKKRMKRIGKVDIPQEAFLAVLKVGEE; this is encoded by the coding sequence ATGGATCCATCGCACATACGCAACTTCGCGATCATCGCGCATATCGACCACGGCAAATCCACGCTCTCTGACCGCCTGCTTGAGCTTACCGGCTCGCTGACCTCGCGCGAGATGCAGGCGCAAGTGCTCGACGCCATGGACCTCGAACGCGAGCGCGGCATCACCATCAAGGCCCACACCGTCCGCATGATGTACAAGGCCCAGGACGGCGAGACCTATCAGCTCAACCTCATCGACACCCCCGGCCACGTCGACTTCTCCTACGAGGTCTCGCGGTCGCTTGCATCGTGTGAAGGCGCTCTGCTCGTCGTCGACGCCTCGCAAGGCGTCGAAGCCCAGACCCTCGCCAACGCTTATCTCGCCATCTCGAACGGCCTCGAGATCCTTCCCATCATCAACAAGATCGATCTCCCCAGCGCCGATATCGAGCGCACCAAGGAGATGATCGAAAAGACCGTCGGCCTTCCCGCCACCGACGCCATCGCGGTCTCCGCCAAGACCGGCCTCAACGTCGCGTCGATCCTCGAAGCCGTCGTCACCCTGCTGCCACCGCCGCAGGGCAACCCCGACGCTCCGCTTCAGGCGCTCATCTTCGACTCCTGGTTCGATCCCTACAGAGGCGTCATCGTCCTCGCCCGCATCATCAACGGCAAGATGCGCAAGGGCATGAAGATCAAGCTGCTCTCGAACGGCAAGACCTTTGACGTCGAGAGCATGGGCGTCATGACCCCCAAGCCCGTCGAGATGCTGGAGCTCACTGCCGGCGAGGTCGGCTTCTTCGTGGCCACCATCAAGAACGTCGCCGACACCAAGGTCGGCGACACCATCACCTCGGTCGAGAACCCCTGCAACGAGATGCTCCCCGGCTTCGAGGACATCAAGTCGATGGTCTTCGCCGGCCTCTACACGGTCGATTCGCACGAGCACGCCATGCTCCGCGACGCGCTCGAAAAGCTCCGCCTCAACGACGCCAGCTTCTCCTTCGAGCCCGAATCCTCCGCCGCCCTCGGTTTCGGCTTCCGCTGCGGCTTCCTCGGCCTGCTTCATCTCGAAATCATTCAGGAGCGCCTGGAACGCGAGTTCTCGCTCGACCTCATCACCACCGCTCCCGGCGTCCGCTACAAGATCACCATGACCGACGGCACCGTCCTCGAGGTCGACAATCCCTCCCGCTGGCCCGATCCCACCGAGATCGAGACCATCGAAGAGCCCGTCATTATTGCGAAGATCCTGACGAATGAGGAGTACGTCGGCGGCATCCTGAAGCTGGTCGAAGACAAGCGCGGCAAGCAGAAGAACTTCGAGTACGTCTCCGAGACGCGCGTCCTCATCACCTACGAGCTTCCACTCAATGAAATCGTCCTCGACTTTTACGACCGCCTGAAGTCCGTCTCCCGCGGTTATGCCTCGCTCGACTACGTTCTCGCCGGTACCTGGATCTCGCCCATGGTCAAGATGGACATCCTCATCGGCGGCGACCCCGTCGACGCGCTCGGCATCATCGTCCACCGCGACTTTGCCTACGACCGCGGCCGCGCCCTCGTCTCGAAGATGCGCGAGCTGATCCCGCGCCAGATGTTCGAGGTCGCCATCCAGGCCGCCATCGGCGCAAAGGTCATCGCCCGCGAGACCGTCACCGCCATCCGCAAGAACGTCATCGCCAAGTGCTACGGGGGCGACATCAGCCGCAAACGCAAGCTCCTCGATAAGCAGAAAGAGGGCAAAAAGCGCATGAAGCGGATCGGCAAGGTCGACATCCCGCAGGAAGCCTTCCTGGCCGTCCTCAAGGTCGGCGAAGAATAA
- a CDS encoding OmpH family outer membrane protein: protein MNRNLALVTALGAGLFTASVSAQTPAAAPAAAAPAPVAPQAIPAKIALIAFEQSVFATNEGQVSVQAVQKKYEPKKAQIDTLAQEVDSLKKQLQALPATTSDEDRASRLKNIDTKEKQLNRDAEDAQTAYNADLQEAYGKLAQKVNATMRKYVQDNGYTLLLDVSGQQNPVLWALPTTDVTEAVINAYNTSSGVAAPPPAAPSATRPRPAAGAAKTPAAAPKK, encoded by the coding sequence ATGAATCGCAATCTCGCACTCGTCACCGCGCTCGGCGCTGGGCTCTTCACCGCTTCCGTTTCCGCCCAGACTCCCGCTGCTGCCCCCGCCGCTGCCGCCCCGGCACCGGTTGCTCCCCAGGCCATTCCCGCAAAGATCGCTCTGATTGCCTTTGAGCAGTCGGTGTTCGCGACCAACGAGGGGCAGGTTTCGGTCCAGGCCGTACAGAAGAAGTACGAGCCCAAGAAGGCGCAGATCGACACGCTGGCGCAGGAAGTGGATTCGCTGAAGAAGCAGCTCCAGGCCCTTCCGGCAACGACCTCGGATGAGGATCGTGCTTCGCGCCTGAAGAACATCGACACCAAGGAAAAGCAGCTGAACCGCGACGCCGAAGATGCCCAGACCGCTTACAACGCGGACCTGCAGGAGGCCTACGGTAAGCTGGCGCAGAAGGTGAACGCCACGATGCGTAAGTATGTGCAGGACAATGGTTACACGCTGCTGCTCGATGTGAGCGGACAGCAGAACCCGGTTCTGTGGGCGCTTCCGACGACCGATGTGACCGAGGCTGTCATCAACGCCTACAACACCTCGTCGGGCGTTGCTGCTCCGCCTCCGGCGGCACCTTCGGCGACGCGTCCGCGTCCGGCTGCTGGTGCGGCGAAGACTCCAGCCGCTGCTCCCAAGAAGTAG